A section of the Rhodobacter sp. genome encodes:
- the phaR gene encoding polyhydroxyalkanoate synthesis repressor PhaR: protein MSESDKPLLIKRYASRRLYNTESSDYVTLEDIAGFIRAGREVQIVDLKTGDDLTRQYLLQIIAEHESRGENVLPLEVLTDLVRSYTAQAQSVVPQFLAMSFDMLREGPGKLAEQMHAMNPMMAQMSKMPGFEAMQRQQRQFLETMMAGWSSMPGAATTEAGDADEDKGDDLSAIRRQVAALEAKLSKMGK from the coding sequence GTGTCCGAGTCCGATAAGCCGCTGTTGATCAAGCGCTATGCGTCTCGCCGGCTCTACAACACCGAGAGCAGCGATTATGTCACGCTCGAGGATATCGCGGGCTTCATCCGGGCGGGGCGCGAGGTGCAGATCGTCGATCTCAAGACCGGCGACGACCTGACGCGCCAGTATCTGTTGCAGATCATCGCCGAGCACGAAAGCCGTGGCGAGAATGTCCTGCCGCTGGAGGTTCTGACCGATCTGGTCCGCAGCTACACCGCGCAGGCGCAAAGCGTCGTGCCCCAGTTCCTGGCGATGTCCTTCGACATGCTGCGCGAGGGGCCCGGCAAGCTGGCCGAACAGATGCACGCGATGAACCCGATGATGGCGCAGATGTCCAAGATGCCCGGGTTCGAGGCCATGCAGCGCCAGCAGCGCCAGTTCCTTGAAACGATGATGGCCGGTTGGTCGTCGATGCCGGGCGCCGCGACGACCGAAGCCGGTGACGCGGACGAGGACAAGGGCGACGACCTGTCGGCGATCCGTCGTCAGGTGGCGGCGCTCGAGGCCAAGCTCAGCAAGATGGGCAAGTGA
- a CDS encoding DUF4445 domain-containing protein, with protein sequence MTDDALVIFTPSGKRGRFALGTPVLTAARQLGVDLDSVCGGRGICSKCQITPGVGAFPKHGVTVSADALSEWNAVEQRYKDKRGMIDGRRLGCQAKVMGDVVIDVPPESQLHRQVVRKAASARAVQMDPATRLYYVEVAEPDMHEPSGDLERLSAALRTQWQIDGIEAGPQVLRKLQPVLRKGNWAVTVAVFRDHHGGSARLLDIFPGFHDGPLVGLAIDLGSTTIAAHLCDLRDGRVLASGGIMNPQIRFGEDLMSRVSYAMMNPGGDVEMTEAVRASINALAQSVAAEAGVAAGAIVETVVVCNPVMHHLFLGIDPVELGQAPFALATSSSLSLPAREVGLSALNPEARLYTLPCIAGHVGADAAAVALSEAPQESDDLVLIVDVGTNAEILLGNKTRVLACSSPTGPAFEGAQISSGQRAAPGAIERIEIDPVTREPRFRVIGCDLWSDDPGFAEAVAQTGVTGICGSGIIEAVAEMRMAGIVDAAGLIGSPEQTSTPRCQPEGRTYSYLIHDGSAQNGPRITVTQGDIRAIQLAKSALYAGARLLMDEMQVDTVDRVVLAGAFGAHISAKHAMVLGMIPDCPLDKVTSAGNAAGTGARIALCNIGARAGIEQQVKRIHKVETAIEPRFQEHFVNASALPHAVDTFPNLATVVTLPQVSHNTGGGGEGGRRRRR encoded by the coding sequence ATGACAGACGACGCGCTGGTGATCTTCACGCCCTCGGGCAAGCGGGGACGGTTCGCACTGGGCACGCCCGTCCTGACGGCGGCGCGCCAATTGGGGGTGGACCTCGATTCGGTCTGCGGCGGGCGCGGGATCTGTTCGAAATGCCAGATCACGCCGGGGGTCGGCGCCTTTCCCAAGCATGGCGTCACGGTGTCGGCCGACGCGCTGAGCGAATGGAACGCGGTCGAACAACGCTACAAGGACAAGCGCGGCATGATCGACGGGCGCCGGCTGGGATGCCAGGCCAAGGTCATGGGCGACGTGGTGATCGACGTGCCCCCGGAAAGCCAGTTGCACCGGCAAGTGGTGCGCAAGGCGGCCAGCGCGCGCGCGGTGCAGATGGACCCCGCCACGCGGCTTTATTATGTCGAGGTCGCCGAACCCGACATGCACGAACCTTCGGGCGATCTGGAACGCCTGTCGGCGGCGCTGCGCACGCAATGGCAGATCGACGGGATCGAGGCCGGGCCGCAGGTGCTGCGCAAGTTGCAACCCGTTCTGCGCAAGGGCAACTGGGCGGTCACCGTGGCCGTGTTCCGCGACCACCACGGCGGCAGCGCGCGCCTGCTGGATATCTTCCCGGGGTTCCATGACGGGCCGTTGGTGGGCCTTGCGATCGACCTCGGCTCGACCACCATCGCGGCGCATCTGTGCGACCTCAGGGACGGCCGCGTGCTGGCCTCGGGCGGGATCATGAACCCGCAGATCCGCTTTGGCGAGGATCTGATGAGCCGCGTGTCCTATGCCATGATGAACCCCGGCGGCGATGTCGAGATGACGGAAGCGGTGCGCGCGTCGATCAACGCGCTGGCGCAATCCGTCGCGGCCGAGGCCGGGGTCGCGGCGGGCGCGATTGTCGAAACCGTGGTGGTCTGCAACCCGGTCATGCACCATCTGTTTCTGGGCATCGACCCGGTCGAGCTGGGTCAGGCGCCCTTTGCGCTGGCGACCTCGTCGTCGCTGTCGCTGCCGGCGCGCGAGGTGGGGCTGAGCGCGCTGAACCCCGAGGCGCGGCTCTACACCCTGCCCTGCATCGCCGGCCATGTGGGCGCCGACGCCGCCGCCGTGGCCCTGTCCGAGGCCCCGCAGGAATCGGACGACCTGGTGCTGATCGTGGACGTCGGCACCAACGCCGAGATCCTTCTGGGCAACAAGACCCGGGTGCTGGCCTGTTCCTCGCCCACCGGACCGGCGTTTGAGGGCGCGCAGATTTCGAGCGGCCAACGCGCCGCGCCCGGTGCCATCGAACGGATCGAGATCGACCCCGTGACACGCGAGCCGCGCTTCCGCGTCATCGGCTGCGACCTGTGGTCCGACGATCCCGGCTTTGCCGAGGCCGTGGCGCAAACCGGCGTCACCGGCATCTGCGGATCGGGCATCATCGAGGCGGTGGCGGAAATGCGCATGGCAGGCATCGTCGATGCCGCGGGTTTGATCGGCTCGCCCGAGCAGACCAGCACCCCGCGCTGCCAGCCCGAGGGGCGCACCTACAGCTATCTGATCCATGACGGCAGCGCCCAGAACGGCCCGCGCATCACCGTCACACAGGGCGACATCCGGGCGATTCAGCTGGCCAAATCCGCGCTCTACGCGGGCGCGCGCCTGCTCATGGACGAGATGCAGGTCGACACCGTGGACCGGGTGGTTCTGGCCGGCGCCTTTGGCGCGCATATCAGCGCGAAACACGCGATGGTTCTGGGGATGATCCCCGATTGCCCGCTGGACAAGGTCACCAGCGCCGGCAACGCCGCCGGCACCGGGGCGCGGATCGCGCTGTGCAATATCGGCGCGCGGGCCGGGATCGAACAGCAGGTCAAGCGGATCCACAAGGTCGAGACCGCCATCGAACCGCGCTTTCAGGAGCATTTCGTCAATGCCTCTGCCCTGCCGCACGCGGTGGACACCTTCCCCAATCTGGCGACGGTCGTCACCTTGCCGCAGGTCAGCCACAACACCGGCGGCGGCGGCGAAGGCGGGCGCAGGCGGCGGCGCTGA
- the phaZ gene encoding polyhydroxyalkanoate depolymerase → MKQMATYDLMETMRNTNEWLGASARAFASYPMWGLVPHPMFKVMSAWGRVTERSFARMVIKPAWGIRSIVGEDGRDHLCETEIEIKRPFGDLLRFKVPGRPEKPRRILLCAPMSGHYSTLLRSTVASLLPDAEVWITDWHNARDIPVSEGKFDVEDYTQYLVDFMKHLGPDTHVIAVCQPAPLALAATALLAEDAPEAQPLTLTLIGGPIDPDAAPTEVTDFGRRVTMGQLEHLAIQRVGLKYAGVGRTVYPGLLQLAGFLSMNMDRHAQAFSDKITAAARGEDSEHDAHNHFYDEYLSVMDMTAEFYLSTVERIFKDREIARNVFEVNGRKVDIGKITDVAVKIVEGSKDDISAPGQCLAALDLLTGVPDSMKAQHLEPGAGHYGIFAGSSWRNNIRPLVFQFMDTHSNRKTKTTGKPAVSLAASNG, encoded by the coding sequence ATGAAGCAGATGGCGACCTACGACCTGATGGAAACGATGCGCAACACCAACGAATGGTTGGGCGCCTCGGCACGGGCCTTTGCCTCGTATCCGATGTGGGGGCTGGTGCCGCATCCGATGTTCAAGGTCATGTCCGCCTGGGGCCGCGTGACCGAGCGCAGCTTTGCCCGCATGGTCATCAAGCCCGCGTGGGGCATCCGCTCGATCGTCGGCGAGGACGGCCGCGACCACCTGTGCGAAACCGAGATCGAGATCAAGCGCCCGTTCGGCGACCTCTTGCGCTTCAAGGTGCCGGGCCGCCCGGAAAAGCCGCGCCGCATCCTGCTGTGCGCACCGATGTCGGGGCACTATTCGACGCTGCTGCGCTCGACCGTGGCCAGCCTGCTGCCGGATGCCGAAGTCTGGATCACCGATTGGCATAACGCGCGCGATATTCCCGTGTCCGAAGGCAAGTTCGATGTCGAGGACTACACCCAGTATCTTGTCGATTTCATGAAGCACCTGGGCCCCGATACCCATGTGATCGCCGTCTGCCAGCCCGCGCCCCTTGCGCTGGCCGCGACCGCCCTTCTGGCCGAGGACGCGCCCGAGGCCCAGCCGCTCACGCTGACGCTGATCGGCGGCCCGATCGACCCCGACGCCGCGCCGACCGAGGTGACGGATTTCGGCCGCCGGGTGACGATGGGCCAGTTGGAACACCTGGCGATCCAGCGCGTCGGGCTGAAATACGCCGGCGTCGGCCGCACCGTCTATCCCGGACTGTTGCAGCTGGCCGGGTTCCTCAGCATGAACATGGACCGTCACGCGCAAGCCTTCAGCGACAAGATCACCGCCGCCGCGCGCGGCGAGGACAGCGAACACGACGCGCACAACCACTTCTATGACGAATACCTGTCGGTCATGGACATGACGGCCGAATTCTACCTTTCGACCGTCGAGCGGATCTTCAAGGACCGCGAGATCGCCCGTAACGTGTTCGAGGTGAACGGACGCAAGGTCGATATCGGCAAGATCACCGATGTCGCGGTCAAGATCGTCGAAGGCTCCAAGGACGACATCTCGGCCCCGGGTCAATGCCTGGCGGCGCTGGACCTGTTGACCGGGGTGCCCGACTCGATGAAGGCCCAGCACCTGGAACCGGGCGCGGGTCACTACGGCATCTTTGCCGGATCGAGCTGGCGCAACAACATCCGCCCGCTGGTGTTCCAGTTCATGGACACCCACAGCAATCGCAAGACCAAGACCACGGGCAAGCCCGCGGTGTCTCTGGCGGCCTCGAACGGCTGA
- a CDS encoding aminodeoxychorismate/anthranilate synthase component II: protein MLLLIDNYDSFTYNLVHYFGELGAEVVVRRNDALDVQQAMAMGADAIVLSPGPCDPDQAGICLPLVAAAAEARLPLLGVCLGHQTIGQAFGGKVVRAGEIVHGKLGTMHHAGQGLFQGLPSPLEATRYHSLIVDRDSLPDCLEVTAWLDSGMIMGLRHRDLPIEGVQFHPESIASQHGHAMLRNFLDSAKAPA from the coding sequence ATGCTGCTGCTCATCGACAATTACGACAGCTTTACCTACAACCTCGTGCATTATTTCGGCGAACTTGGTGCCGAGGTCGTGGTCCGCCGCAACGACGCGCTGGACGTGCAACAGGCGATGGCGATGGGCGCCGATGCGATCGTCCTCAGCCCCGGGCCGTGCGACCCCGACCAGGCCGGCATCTGCCTGCCGCTGGTCGCTGCCGCGGCCGAGGCCCGCCTCCCGCTGCTGGGGGTCTGCCTGGGGCACCAGACCATCGGCCAGGCCTTTGGTGGCAAGGTGGTGCGCGCGGGCGAGATCGTCCACGGCAAGCTGGGCACCATGCATCACGCCGGACAGGGCCTGTTCCAGGGCCTGCCCTCGCCGCTGGAGGCCACGCGGTATCATTCGCTGATCGTGGACCGCGACAGCCTGCCCGATTGCCTTGAGGTGACCGCCTGGCTGGACAGTGGCATGATCATGGGGCTCAGGCATCGCGATCTGCCGATCGAGGGGGTGCAGTTCCACCCCGAAAGCATCGCCTCGCAGCACGGCCACGCCATGCTGCGCAATTTCCTGGACAGCGCGAAGGCCCCGGCATGA
- the phaC gene encoding class I poly(R)-hydroxyalkanoic acid synthase, with protein MATSEYENSEKLDALNENLVRIEALTQRLIAAFARKQPQRSELQAPDPSLYLDAATAYWTDMVQNPSKILEQQVEYWGKTLKHFVEAQEALRAGTLTVPPDATRDDKRFTNPLWKTHPYFNYIKQQYLMSSDAIEKAIADLDTLDPRAKKRLEYFGKQIIDMMAPTNFLGTNPDALMRAVETEGESLVKGLENLVRDIEANDGELLVTLSDRDAFKVGGNIGMTEGAVVFRNRMFELIQYKPQTEQVHETPLLIFPPWINKFYILDLKPQNSLIKWIVEQGYTLFVVSWVNPGAAYADVGMDTYVQEGFLTAIDKVKEICGVKTINTIGYCIAGTTLSLTLALLQKRKDKSIKSATFFTALTDFSDQGETGVFLENDFVDGIEAEAREKGYLKSYFMTKTFSYLRSNDLIYGPAIRSYMLGEAPPAFDLLYWNGDGSNLPGRMTIEYLRGLCQENAFCEDGFEILGERLKVGDVKVPLCSIACETDHIAAWKSCFRGVAQMGSTNKTFILSESGHIAGIVNPPSKKKYGHYTSDAPIEDPDAWKADAEYHEGSWWPRWEEWLRARSGKMIAARALPDSVLAPAPGTYVIANPNAGSTA; from the coding sequence ATGGCAACTTCTGAATACGAAAATTCAGAGAAACTCGATGCCTTGAACGAAAATCTGGTGCGAATCGAGGCCCTCACGCAACGCCTGATTGCTGCGTTCGCGAGGAAGCAGCCCCAACGCAGCGAATTGCAGGCGCCGGACCCCTCGCTCTACCTCGACGCGGCGACCGCCTACTGGACCGACATGGTTCAGAACCCCTCGAAGATTCTGGAGCAGCAGGTCGAATACTGGGGCAAGACGCTGAAGCATTTCGTCGAGGCGCAGGAGGCCCTGCGCGCCGGCACCTTGACCGTGCCCCCGGACGCGACGCGCGATGACAAGCGGTTCACCAACCCGCTGTGGAAGACGCATCCCTATTTCAACTACATCAAGCAGCAGTATCTGATGTCGTCGGACGCGATCGAAAAGGCGATCGCGGACCTGGACACGCTGGACCCGCGCGCGAAGAAGCGACTGGAATACTTCGGCAAGCAGATCATCGACATGATGGCGCCGACGAATTTTCTGGGCACCAACCCCGACGCCCTGATGAGGGCCGTCGAGACCGAGGGCGAATCGCTGGTCAAGGGGCTGGAGAACCTGGTGCGCGACATCGAGGCCAACGACGGCGAGCTGCTGGTCACGTTGTCCGACCGCGACGCCTTCAAGGTCGGCGGCAACATCGGCATGACCGAGGGCGCGGTGGTCTTTCGCAACCGCATGTTCGAACTGATCCAGTACAAGCCGCAGACCGAGCAGGTGCACGAAACGCCCCTGCTGATCTTTCCGCCCTGGATCAACAAGTTCTACATCCTGGACCTGAAGCCGCAGAATTCGCTCATCAAATGGATCGTCGAGCAGGGCTATACGCTGTTCGTGGTGAGCTGGGTCAACCCGGGCGCCGCCTATGCCGACGTGGGCATGGACACCTATGTTCAGGAGGGCTTCCTCACCGCCATCGACAAGGTCAAGGAAATCTGCGGCGTCAAGACGATCAACACCATCGGCTATTGCATCGCCGGGACCACGCTCAGCCTGACGTTGGCGCTGCTGCAAAAGCGCAAGGACAAGTCGATCAAGTCCGCGACGTTCTTCACCGCGCTGACCGATTTTTCCGACCAGGGCGAGACCGGGGTGTTCCTGGAGAACGATTTCGTTGACGGGATCGAGGCCGAGGCGCGCGAGAAGGGCTATCTCAAGTCCTACTTCATGACCAAGACCTTCAGTTACCTGCGGTCGAACGACCTGATCTATGGTCCCGCGATCCGCAGCTACATGCTGGGCGAGGCCCCGCCGGCCTTTGATCTGCTCTATTGGAATGGCGACGGCTCGAACTTGCCGGGGCGCATGACGATCGAGTATCTGCGCGGGCTGTGCCAGGAGAATGCGTTCTGCGAGGACGGGTTCGAGATCCTGGGCGAGCGGCTCAAGGTCGGCGACGTCAAGGTGCCGCTGTGCTCGATCGCCTGCGAGACCGACCATATCGCCGCGTGGAAATCCTGTTTCCGGGGCGTGGCGCAGATGGGGTCCACGAACAAGACCTTCATCCTGTCCGAGTCGGGGCATATCGCCGGGATCGTGAACCCGCCGTCCAAGAAGAAATACGGCCACTACACCTCGGACGCGCCGATCGAGGACCCGGACGCCTGGAAAGCCGACGCAGAGTATCACGAAGGGTCCTGGTGGCCGCGCTGGGAAGAATGGCTGCGCGCGCGTTCCGGCAAGATGATTGCGGCCCGCGCGCTGCCTGATTCGGTTTTGGCCCCGGCACCGGGCACCTATGTGATCGCGAATCCGAACGCGGGATCAACAGCTTAG
- a CDS encoding helix-turn-helix domain-containing protein, with translation MTANVSPIGQLPDWVPSAVRLYLSHTENGRSLRDIAREEGVHASTVLRQVRRFENRRDDPLVDCALGRLRQAAPADPEEISAMTQPLRTACPATTPDETMLDAEARRVLPRLAEEGALLVVAPDMDRAVVLRDGAGGATRLAVLDRPMAEAFALREWIACVQQGRVLRYEITAGGRAALRRLIAGREAPIPARAFDDEDNRRTRPVTLESPVTALARRRDRDGNPFLTPDLVAAAERLREDFETAQAGPRVTQNWDRFLVGPDQGGGAGLGNARGATGARDRVALALRELGPGLADMALRCCCYMEGLETAERRLGWSARSGKIVLRIALLRLKKHYDDLGDAGKMMG, from the coding sequence ATGACCGCCAATGTCTCGCCGATCGGCCAATTGCCCGACTGGGTGCCCTCGGCCGTGCGGCTGTATCTGAGCCATACCGAGAATGGCCGCTCGTTGCGCGACATCGCGCGCGAAGAGGGTGTCCATGCCTCGACCGTGCTGCGTCAGGTGCGCCGATTCGAGAACCGTCGCGACGATCCACTGGTTGACTGCGCTCTGGGGCGGCTGCGTCAGGCTGCCCCGGCTGACCCCGAGGAGATCTCCGCGATGACCCAACCCCTGCGGACGGCCTGCCCCGCCACGACCCCCGATGAGACCATGCTCGACGCCGAGGCCCGCCGCGTCTTGCCCCGCCTGGCCGAGGAGGGGGCACTCCTGGTCGTTGCGCCCGACATGGACCGCGCGGTGGTCCTGCGCGACGGGGCCGGCGGCGCGACACGGCTGGCGGTGCTGGACCGCCCCATGGCCGAGGCCTTTGCGCTGCGCGAATGGATCGCCTGCGTCCAGCAAGGCCGTGTCCTGCGCTACGAGATCACCGCCGGTGGGCGGGCTGCCCTGCGCCGCCTGATCGCCGGGCGCGAAGCCCCCATCCCCGCGCGGGCTTTCGACGACGAGGACAACCGCCGCACCCGGCCGGTCACCCTGGAATCGCCGGTGACCGCGCTGGCGCGGCGGCGCGACCGTGACGGCAATCCCTTTCTGACCCCGGACCTGGTCGCCGCGGCCGAGCGCCTGCGCGAGGATTTCGAAACCGCGCAGGCCGGCCCCCGGGTCACGCAGAACTGGGACCGGTTTCTGGTTGGCCCCGATCAGGGGGGCGGGGCCGGCCTGGGCAACGCGCGCGGCGCCACGGGCGCCCGCGACCGCGTGGCCCTGGCGCTGCGCGAACTGGGGCCGGGGCTTGCCGACATGGCGCTCAGGTGCTGTTGCTACATGGAGGGGCTGGAAACCGCCGAGCGGCGGCTGGGCTGGTCGGCGCGGTCCGGCAAGATCGTGCTGCGCATCGCGCTGCTGCGCCTGAAAAAGCACTACGACGATCTCGGCGACGCGGGCAAGATGATGGGCTGA
- the trpD gene encoding anthranilate phosphoribosyltransferase, translating into MSTIKTLIATAAERPLTRPEAEEAFSILFAGDATPAQMGGFLMTLRTRGETVDEYAAAAAVMRARCVKVSAPRGAMDIVGTGGDGKGTLNISTATAFVVAGAGVPVAKHGNRNLSSKSGAADALGALGINVMVGAAEVEKALTQVGIGFMMAPMHHPAMRHVGPVRAELGTRTIFNILGPLTNPAGVRRQLTGAFSADLIRPMAEVLKALGSEKAWLVHGGDGTDELSIAAPSLVVALEGGQLREFTVAPEDAGLPVHPFEDLLGGDPATNAAELKAVLSGGGRPAYRDAVLLNAAAALVVADRVGALTDGVRMAREAIASGAAAAKVGGLARMLPV; encoded by the coding sequence ATGAGCACCATCAAGACCCTGATCGCCACCGCCGCCGAACGCCCGCTGACCCGGCCCGAGGCCGAGGAGGCGTTTTCGATCCTGTTCGCCGGCGACGCGACCCCGGCGCAGATGGGCGGCTTCCTGATGACGCTGCGCACCCGGGGCGAAACGGTGGACGAATACGCCGCCGCCGCCGCCGTGATGCGCGCCCGTTGCGTCAAGGTCTCGGCACCCCGGGGGGCGATGGATATCGTCGGCACCGGCGGCGACGGCAAGGGCACGCTGAACATCTCGACCGCGACGGCCTTTGTGGTCGCGGGGGCGGGCGTTCCGGTGGCCAAGCATGGCAATCGCAACCTCAGTTCGAAATCGGGGGCGGCGGATGCCCTGGGCGCACTGGGCATCAACGTCATGGTCGGCGCGGCCGAAGTCGAAAAGGCGCTGACCCAGGTCGGCATCGGCTTCATGATGGCGCCGATGCATCATCCCGCCATGCGCCATGTCGGCCCGGTGCGGGCCGAACTGGGGACGCGGACGATCTTCAACATCCTGGGCCCGCTGACCAACCCGGCCGGGGTCAGGCGGCAACTGACCGGCGCATTCTCGGCCGATCTGATCCGCCCCATGGCCGAGGTGCTGAAGGCGCTGGGATCGGAAAAGGCGTGGCTGGTGCATGGCGGCGACGGAACGGACGAATTGTCCATTGCCGCCCCGTCCCTGGTGGTGGCGCTGGAGGGCGGACAATTGCGCGAATTCACCGTCGCGCCCGAGGATGCCGGCCTGCCCGTGCATCCGTTCGAGGACCTGCTGGGGGGCGATCCGGCCACGAACGCGGCCGAGCTGAAAGCGGTGCTGTCGGGCGGCGGGCGGCCCGCCTATCGTGACGCGGTTCTGCTGAACGCCGCCGCCGCGCTGGTGGTGGCGGACCGGGTCGGCGCGTTGACCGACGGCGTGCGCATGGCGCGCGAGGCGATCGCCTCGGGTGCGGCGGCGGCCAAGGTGGGCGGTCTGGCACGGATGCTGCCGGTCTGA
- a CDS encoding phasin, PhaP codes for MAKAATDFTKMFQDMMGAFPAVDTKALQDSFKSQAALGEKMSKVVLEAAEKSAEVSSKWTKSALAKIGEASTVKEEASDYAKAATDFASASAELAAEHMAAFAEIAKRVQMDTVELMLAAGKDMSAEATAAVQKATADVTAAAKKATDEVTAAAKKATAAAAK; via the coding sequence ATGGCAAAAGCTGCTACCGATTTCACCAAGATGTTCCAGGACATGATGGGTGCGTTCCCCGCCGTCGATACCAAGGCGCTTCAGGACTCGTTCAAGAGCCAGGCCGCGCTGGGCGAGAAGATGAGCAAGGTCGTTCTGGAAGCCGCTGAAAAGTCGGCCGAAGTTTCGAGCAAATGGACCAAGTCGGCGCTCGCCAAGATCGGTGAAGCCTCGACCGTCAAGGAAGAGGCGTCGGACTACGCCAAAGCCGCGACCGACTTCGCTTCGGCCTCGGCCGAGCTGGCCGCCGAACACATGGCCGCCTTCGCCGAAATCGCCAAGCGCGTTCAGATGGACACCGTCGAACTGATGCTGGCCGCTGGCAAGGACATGTCGGCCGAAGCGACCGCTGCGGTGCAGAAAGCCACGGCCGACGTGACCGCCGCCGCCAAGAAAGCGACCGACGAAGTCACCGCCGCCGCGAAAAAAGCGACCGCGGCCGCGGCGAAGTGA